GGTACCGCAGTTTTCTCTAAATTTATTTTCACTAAATATTGTCCGCCTGTATTTTTAGCAGAAATACTCACTTCCGTAACGTTACCTTTTAATATTTTATCCATAGATTTTACCAAAACATTTACAGTTGTTCCTTTTTTAATTTGCGAAATCTCAGTTTCAGGAACCATTGCAATTACTTCAAACTCACCAGGAGCTTCCAAACTAATTAACGGCATTCCTGGGTTTGCCATATCTCCTATTTCAATATTTTTACTAGTAATAACACCACTAAAAGGCGCTGTAATATTAGAATATGCAAACTGTGCATTAATTTCATTTTTCATTTGATTGGCAGCTTCTAAACCTGCTTTTGCCATCTGGTAGTTAGCCGTCATGTCATCCATTTCTTTTTGGGTAACACTCTTACTTTCATACAAATTTTTAAAACGATTGTAATTTTTTTCTGCATTTGTAAAAGCAGTTTTAGCCTGTGTAATACCAGCGTTCACTTGTCCTTTTTTTGCTTGTAAATCAGTATTATTAATAGACACTAACAACTGACCTTTTCTAACTTTATCGCCAACATTTACGTGTACATTCTTCACATACCCCATCATTCTTGTACTTAAATCTGCACTGTTAGTTGCTTGTATTTTGCCACTTGCAGATAAAAACGGACTGTTATTGTTTATAGCAACTTTACTTACTGCAACCTTAATTGCAGGTGTATTGTCTACTGCTTCTTTTTTTTCTTCACTTCCACAACTCGTTATTATTAATGAAGCTGCAAATAATGCTATTATGTGTATGTATTTTTTCATTTGAATTTGGTTTTTATTTAATACTTACAAAATTTTTGAAACCTTGTAGGATAATTATATTTACTTTTTTTTCAACCAGAAATACACAAACAGTTGTCTTGATTCTTGGTTCTTAATTCTTGTTTCTCTTTTTATTCTTTCGTTAAAAACTCTAGATAGGTTTGTGTAAAATTATATTCGAAAATAGTTTGGTAATATTCTAATTGCTTTTGTGCAAATTGAGTTTCTGCCATTAATAAATCAGACGTTTTTTCTAAACCTTCTTTAAATCTATTTTTTCTAATTCTTAAAGACTCTTCAGATTGTTCTACAGCTAAATTGGTTAATTCTAATCTGTTTTTTGCATCTACTAATTGGCGCTTTACTTTATTCAATTCTAAATTACTTTTAGACACATATTGGTTGTATTCTAACTTCGATTTTTCAAATTCGGCTTTACTTTTCTGTGCTTTACCAAAACGTTTAGAACCCTTAAAAATATCCCAACTTAACTGAGCGCCAATTAAATAACCATTGGCACTTCCTTGAAACACTTTATTGTCATACATTTCATAACTTCCAAAGGCATTTAAACGAGGTAAAAAAGCCATTTTATCAGCTTTATTCATTGCTTCATATCCTTTAGACGCTAAGTGCATTGCTTTAATATCTGCTCTGTTTTCTGAAATTATTTTACTATCAACAGTAAAATTAGCAACCGCTAAACTTTCTGTGGGTTCATATAAAACATCACTTTTATCATTCATTAAAAATGATAGATAATTAGATGCATTTTGCACATTACTTTTTGCTGTTTGCAATTGGTTTTTAACCTCTGTAACTCTTATCTCTACATTTAAAACATCAGCTCGCTGTAAAAAACCTTGTTTAAAACTATTATCTGCCATTTCTTTATTTGCATTTGCAGCCTCTAAGGCTTTTTCTAAAACGGCAACACCTTTATAAGCTAGTTGCAATTGCATGTAGGCTTTTTCTACTTCAAAAACCAAATAATCTTGTGTACGTTTTGTCTGCAAAGACATGGCTTCCATTTTAGATTTCGCTGCTTTTCTTTGATAAAAGCCATCTAAATTAATTAATGGTTGCTGAATTTCTATCTTGGTTGCAAAATTTCTAGTTGTTGTTGGATCATTTAATAAAGCAGGATTAAAATCGTTTTGTGTTAGTATTTCCTGATTTAATTTAGACCCAAAAGCCATTAATGGATTTGTTGTTGAAATACCAGTATGACTTGCTGTTATGTTTGGTAAAAACACCGCATTTGTTTGCTTATAATCTCCCTTTGCAGCATTAAATGCTTCTTCAGAAATTT
The nucleotide sequence above comes from Polaribacter butkevichii. Encoded proteins:
- a CDS encoding efflux RND transporter periplasmic adaptor subunit, whose protein sequence is MKKYIHIIALFAASLIITSCGSEEKKEAVDNTPAIKVAVSKVAINNNSPFLSASGKIQATNSADLSTRMMGYVKNVHVNVGDKVRKGQLLVSINNTDLQAKKGQVNAGITQAKTAFTNAEKNYNRFKNLYESKSVTQKEMDDMTANYQMAKAGLEAANQMKNEINAQFAYSNITAPFSGVITSKNIEIGDMANPGMPLISLEAPGEFEVIAMVPETEISQIKKGTTVNVLVKSMDKILKGNVTEVSISAKNTGGQYLVKINLEKTAVPILSGMFATVQFPVERKTTSALVLIPTQVIIEKGQLSGVYTVSESNTALLRWLRLGRKFGDKVEVLSGLNADESYIVSADGKLFNGAKISVQ
- a CDS encoding TolC family protein → MKNTLYITLLSLFANALFVQAQEIKPISKKEILSIVAEKNTTIKISEEAFNAAKGDYKQTNAVFLPNITASHTGISTTNPLMAFGSKLNQEILTQNDFNPALLNDPTTTRNFATKIEIQQPLINLDGFYQRKAAKSKMEAMSLQTKRTQDYLVFEVEKAYMQLQLAYKGVAVLEKALEAANANKEMADNSFKQGFLQRADVLNVEIRVTEVKNQLQTAKSNVQNASNYLSFLMNDKSDVLYEPTESLAVANFTVDSKIISENRADIKAMHLASKGYEAMNKADKMAFLPRLNAFGSYEMYDNKVFQGSANGYLIGAQLSWDIFKGSKRFGKAQKSKAEFEKSKLEYNQYVSKSNLELNKVKRQLVDAKNRLELTNLAVEQSEESLRIRKNRFKEGLEKTSDLLMAETQFAQKQLEYYQTIFEYNFTQTYLEFLTKE